The sequence CTTGCAGATCGAGCTGTAAATAAACAGGAAATTCTAAGGTATATCCAAAAAATGTAATGGGGGTAGTTATGTTGCATATTGTTACAGTATGTGGAAATGGGATTGGCAGTAGTATCATGCTTAAAATGAAAATCGAGGAACTTTGTGAAGAAAATGGCATTCGGGCCAATGTTGAGTCGACAGATTTTAACTCAGCCCAAGGAATGAAGTGTGATCTGATTGTTACGGTAAAAGAACTGGCTGCTCAATTTGAAGGGCGCAATGTTGCTGTTGTGAGAAGTTATATTAATAAGAAAAAAATTGCCGAGGATGTACTGGAGCTTATTCAGCAAAAGTATCAAGAAGAAAGCAAATAATAAAAGGGGGTATGAAGCTATGTCCATCTTTACCGTTATTCTGGAATTTTTAAGAGATGTATTAAAGCAACCTGCACTACTTATGGGAATTATGGCTTTTGTCGGTTTAATCGCTCTTAAAAGACCAGCTTATAAGGTTATGACCGGTACATTAAAACCAATCCTGGGTTATTTGATGTTAGGTGCGGGTGCCGATT is a genomic window of Pelorhabdus rhamnosifermentans containing:
- a CDS encoding PTS sugar transporter subunit IIB, whose translation is MLHIVTVCGNGIGSSIMLKMKIEELCEENGIRANVESTDFNSAQGMKCDLIVTVKELAAQFEGRNVAVVRSYINKKKIAEDVLELIQQKYQEESK